A genomic window from Romeriopsis navalis LEGE 11480 includes:
- a CDS encoding YfjI family protein, whose protein sequence is MTDALVDCKISELAIAVKEGSETPARAQMSLQNWCREHKLSSFSASQVLKEKFAELGIDTKIGAIKSGNLSTDIESLDQKMIALLNRNVKGFELSSEKVKLRQSSGLSEREFEQLWQSTESDYNTADSEEWLQVHSLLKAKRSSVALASVLPAELASPLGKVAKMQNLRDEVYLISLLTAIGSLAQNGTSLLLHKGLDFEVTPNIYGAIVAPPSQKKSPVLKTVVTRPLKQLTKEAKESYKKSVAAWSERKAQAAENDEIFTEDEPSREIYYFTNATGEAILQQVNHCPNRGLLALTDELAGAFKSRNQYRGGKGSDAEDMLSFYDGMGGLSLRVDGVRNEVSGLFNYGVLGSIQPGVLQRFLGNCQDENGAWARFIFINQPIAASTLPDDWDDWDVSDMLTGYYRRIAQYAPERYRLTSEAFKQFQSIYNALEQRRESETNPALQAVIGKTTGRIGKITLSLHLLEAAVARKAPAQEIGVETLLRAVKIAELAIEQIEAIYGECNPEDQLSPAMARIVEVSRRKGEVTARQISQALPGSQKMKAPDIRQCFIKLANQGFGEVAGEGNKLTFTAYEEPKELPPPEPQPGDAVELISDQYQIEGLQRGSKYMVVKVDQSEPTEENPCPQLFATVMDEMGQNYRVWIAHLRFMSHSEVS, encoded by the coding sequence ATGACAGATGCCTTAGTGGACTGCAAAATCAGCGAACTAGCGATTGCAGTGAAGGAAGGTAGCGAAACTCCAGCACGGGCTCAGATGTCACTGCAAAATTGGTGTCGTGAACACAAACTTAGCAGTTTCTCAGCTTCTCAAGTCCTGAAAGAGAAGTTTGCTGAGTTGGGTATCGATACCAAGATCGGCGCAATTAAAAGCGGCAACTTGAGCACCGATATCGAAAGCCTTGACCAAAAGATGATTGCCCTATTGAATCGCAACGTTAAAGGCTTTGAGCTATCGTCTGAGAAGGTTAAATTACGGCAATCTAGTGGTCTATCAGAACGTGAGTTTGAGCAACTATGGCAATCTACAGAGTCGGATTACAACACAGCCGATTCGGAAGAATGGTTACAAGTTCACAGCCTACTTAAGGCAAAGCGATCGTCAGTCGCTTTGGCATCAGTATTACCTGCCGAACTAGCTTCTCCATTGGGAAAGGTGGCAAAAATGCAAAACTTGCGTGACGAGGTTTATCTAATCTCACTGCTCACTGCGATCGGTAGTCTTGCCCAGAATGGCACCAGTTTATTACTGCATAAAGGTTTGGACTTCGAAGTAACACCAAATATCTATGGCGCGATCGTCGCTCCACCTTCGCAGAAAAAATCGCCTGTGCTCAAAACAGTGGTGACTCGGCCACTAAAGCAATTAACCAAGGAGGCAAAGGAGTCTTATAAAAAATCGGTTGCCGCTTGGTCTGAACGAAAAGCGCAGGCAGCCGAGAATGATGAAATCTTTACTGAGGATGAGCCGAGCCGTGAGATTTACTACTTCACTAATGCCACTGGCGAGGCCATCCTACAGCAAGTGAATCACTGCCCCAACCGTGGCTTGCTCGCATTGACCGACGAATTAGCGGGCGCATTCAAATCACGCAATCAATATCGCGGCGGTAAAGGTTCTGATGCTGAGGACATGCTTAGTTTTTACGATGGTATGGGTGGCTTATCCCTGCGTGTAGATGGCGTGCGCAATGAGGTTAGCGGCCTATTCAATTACGGCGTACTAGGGAGTATCCAGCCGGGGGTACTTCAGAGATTTCTAGGCAACTGCCAGGATGAGAACGGTGCTTGGGCACGATTTATCTTTATCAACCAACCGATCGCTGCATCCACATTGCCCGATGACTGGGACGACTGGGATGTCTCCGATATGCTCACAGGCTACTATCGTCGGATTGCTCAATATGCACCCGAACGTTACCGGTTGACCAGTGAGGCTTTTAAGCAATTTCAGAGCATCTACAACGCACTGGAGCAACGCCGGGAGAGCGAGACTAACCCAGCATTGCAGGCGGTTATCGGTAAGACGACTGGACGCATCGGCAAGATTACACTGAGTCTGCATTTACTCGAAGCCGCAGTTGCGCGCAAAGCCCCTGCTCAAGAAATTGGAGTTGAAACATTATTACGTGCTGTCAAGATTGCGGAATTAGCGATCGAGCAGATTGAAGCGATCTACGGGGAATGCAACCCAGAAGATCAGCTATCCCCTGCCATGGCTCGCATCGTGGAAGTATCCCGACGCAAGGGGGAAGTCACAGCTCGTCAAATTTCCCAGGCATTGCCTGGCAGTCAAAAGATGAAAGCACCAGATATTCGTCAATGCTTCATCAAATTAGCGAATCAAGGCTTTGGTGAGGTCGCAGGAGAAGGCAATAAGCTCACCTTCACCGCCTATGAAGAGCCAAAGGAATTACCTCCGCCAGAACCACAACCAGGAGACGCAGTTGAATTAATCAGCGACCAATATCAAATTGAAGGACTTCAGCGTGGGTCCAAATATATGGTTGTCAAAGTTGACCAGTCAGAACCAACCGAGGAAAATCCATGCCCTCAGCTATTTGCAACGGTGATGGATGAAATGGGACAAAACTATCGCGTATGGATCGCACATCTCAGATTTATGTCGCACTCGGAGGTTAGCTAA
- a CDS encoding excisionase family protein, producing the protein MELKLIPATEVRAMLGNISAVTLKRYRLKYWIEGVHYVKPVQQCLYNKPLIEDWMLYGRTEPATHQLTIEAFVQAQQKRSGRKARDRR; encoded by the coding sequence ATGGAACTAAAACTGATTCCCGCGACAGAAGTCCGCGCCATGCTAGGCAACATTTCCGCCGTCACGTTAAAGCGCTATCGCCTCAAATACTGGATTGAAGGCGTTCACTACGTCAAACCGGTCCAACAATGTCTCTACAACAAACCATTAATCGAAGACTGGATGCTGTATGGACGTACTGAGCCAGCGACCCATCAACTGACGATAGAAGCATTCGTCCAAGCGCAGCAAAAACGCAGCGGGCGCAAAGCTAGAGACCGGCGTTGA